Genomic segment of Anaerolineae bacterium:
CTGGCCCCACCCCTGCAGGGCGCAGTACTTCGTGATGGCCGCCGTCAGGGTCGTCTTCCCGTGGTCGATGTGCCCCATCGTCCCCACGTTCATGTGCGGCTTCGTGCGCTCAAATTTCTGCTTAGCCATGCTTCTCTCTCCTTATGAATCAGCAGGTATGAATGCTCCGGATGACCTACAACTCACCCTTCACAATGGCTTGCGCAATATTCTCCGGAACCTGAGCATAATGGTCAAACTGCATGGTGAACACCCCACGCCCCTGGGTGATGGAGCGCAACTGGGTGGCATAACCGAACATCTCGGCCAGCGGCACCATGGCCCGCACGGCACGCGCGTTGCCGGGCCGCTGCTCCATACCCTGAATCTCGCCCCGCCGGCTGGACAACTGGCCCATCACATCGCCCAGGTATTCTTCGGGCACCACCACCTCGACCTTCATAATGGGCTCCAGCAGCACCGGCTTGCCGCGCTTCACACCCTCTTTGAAGGCCATGGAAGCCG
This window contains:
- the tuf gene encoding elongation factor Tu (EF-Tu; promotes GTP-dependent binding of aminoacyl-tRNA to the A-site of ribosomes during protein biosynthesis; when the tRNA anticodon matches the mRNA codon, GTP hydrolysis results; the inactive EF-Tu-GDP leaves the ribosome and release of GDP is promoted by elongation factor Ts; many prokaryotes have two copies of the gene encoding EF-Tu), translated to MAKQKFERTKPHMNVGTMGHIDHGKTTLTAAITKYCALQGWGQ